A genomic segment from Garra rufa chromosome 5, GarRuf1.0, whole genome shotgun sequence encodes:
- the gcnt4a gene encoding beta-1,3-galactosyl-O-glycosyl-glycoprotein beta-1,6-N-acetylglucosaminyltransferase 4, producing the protein MKRRCAVLHWLRCKFYVFVVSLFVVVKLVYIKISMDNSIYIEPYGATHRSPRAQTLNGINCTAIYELEPVEIGKSLELRRKNIVEVDDGSIASFTADCKNYIEQRGYNEVIVTDEECNFPIAYSLVVHKNSAMVERILRAIYTPHNIYCIHYDQKSTKKFIAAMKNLEKCFPNVFVASKIESVQYAHVTRLNADLNCLSDLLSSEVKWKYVINLCGQDFPLKSNYELVTELNKLNGANMLESSRPSELKKKRFQFKYELKDVSYEYRKMPIKTSIVKDPPPHDIEMFVGSAYFVLTRDFVSYIMTNQVAKDFLQWTADTYSPDEHFWATMARVPGVPGEIRRSEPDVTDLKSRTRLVKWNYLEGRLYPHCTGTHRRSVCIYGAGELRWLLEDGHWFANKFDPKVDPVIIKCLEEKLEEKQHQLCLKRVS; encoded by the coding sequence ATGAAAAGAAGATGTGCAGTCTTACACTGGTTAAGATGCAAGTTCTATGTGTTTGTTGTCTCATTGTTTGTCGTGGTGAAGCTGGTGTACATCAAGATTTCAATGGACAACAGTATTTACATCGAACCCTATGGAGCTACACATAGATCACCCAGAGCTCAGACGCTGAACGGCATTAACTGCACAGCCATTTATGAACTGGAACCAGTAGAAATTGGCAAGTCTTTGGAGTTAAGACGCAAAAACATTGTGGAAGTCGATGATGGCAGTATCGCTTCTTTCACTGCAGACTGCAAAAACTACATCGAACAGAGAGGCTATAATGAAGTCATTGTAACAGATGAGGAATGCAACTTTCCAATTGCTTACTCTTTAGTGGTGCACAAGAACAGTGCTATGGTTGAAAGGATTCTTCGAGCCATCTACACACCTCACAATATTTACTGCATTCATTATGACCAGAAGTCCACGAAAAAATTCATCGCAGCAATGAAGAACTTGGAGAAGTGTTTTCCAAATGTGTTTGTAGCCTCTAAAATCGAGtcagttcagtatgcgcacgtcACAAGACTAAACGCAGATCTCAACTGCCTTTCAGACCTGCTCAGTTCAGAGGTCAAATGGAAATATGTTATTAATTTGTGTGGCCAAGACTTTCCACTCAAGTCCAATTATGAGCTGGTAACCGAGCTCAACAAACTGAATGGTGCAAACATGCTCGAATCAAGCAGACCCAGCGAACTAAAAAAGAAGCGATTTCAGTTTAAGTATGAATTGAAAGACGTGTCATACGAATATCGTAAAATGCCAATTAAGACATCTATTGTTAAAGACCCACCACCGCATGACATCGAGATGTTTGTTGGGAGTGCTTACTTTGTCTTGACACGTGATTTTGTCTCGTATATCATGACCAATCAAGTGGCAAAGGATTTTCTCCAGTGGACAGCCGACACTTATTCTCCTGATGAGCACTTTTGGGCAACCATGGCCAGAGTGCCTGGAGTTCCTGGAGAGATCAGGAGATCTGAGCCTGATGTGACGGACCTGAAGAGTAGGACACGTTTGGTAAAATGGAACTACCTTGAAGGCCGTTTGTATCCACATTGCACCGGCACACATAGACGCAGTGTCTGCATCTATGGTGCAGGGGAGCTCCGGTGGCTTCTCGAGGACGGCCACTGGTTTGCAAACAAGTTTGATCCCAAAGTTGACCCTGTCATTATTAAATGCCTTGAAGAGAAACTTGAGGAGAAGCAGCATCAACTATGCTTGAAAAGAGTGTCTTAA